ATGATAGGGGTCCGGCTAAATGACGGGGCTTCCCTCAGTTCCTTGACCACCTCCAGGCCGCTCATTCCGGGAAGCTGTATGTCCATGATGATGAGGTCTGGCTGCTCCCGTTTGACCATATCCAGCGCCTCTTCCCCGCTGGTCGCTTTGAGCAGAACATATTTCTCAGCGCCAAGGGTCATTTCAATCAACCGCATGTTCTGAGGGTTATCCTCGACGACCAGTATCTTCTCCCCCATCTTTTTTTCCCCCCTGTTTAAGCATATTCACCGGACCGGGTAAAGGGCAGGGTAAAGGTGAACCTGCTCCCCTCACCGGATTCGCTCTCTACCCAGATTCGTCCGCCGTGCATTTCTACTATCTGCCGGGCAATAGTCAGACCGAGTCCGGTACCATTCTTCTTTCTGACTGCGGCGCTGTCTGCCTGGTAGAAAGGCTCGAATATCTTTTCCTGCTCCTCCCTGGCGATGCCAATTCCATTATCGACTACGCTGACATAACAACAGCCGTCTTCCCTGCCCGCTTCAAGCTTCAGTTTGCCGCCCTCCGGGGTGAACTTACTGGCGTTACTCAGTAAATTGATGAGCACCTGTACCACCCTGTCTGTGTCAGCGTTCACCGGGGGAAGCGCATCCCCTATCATGATCGTAAACTCCTGCTTCTTCTGTGCCAGCCTGGGGACCATAACCCTCTTCAACGGTTCTACCAGGTTACCTATTGCAAAATCCGCCAGCCGGAGCTCCATCTTGCCGGATTCTATTCTGGACAGGTCAAGAATATCATTGACTAAACTCAGCAATTGGCGGCCGCCCTGCAAAATATCATTCAGGCATTGCCTTTGCTCGCGGTTAATCTCTCCGGGCACTTTATCCAGCATCAGCTCGGAAAAACCAATGATAACATTAAGAGGGGTACGCAGCTCATGGGACATGTGAGCCAGGAATTCGGACTTTGCCTCGGTCGCTCTCTTCAGCTCTTCATTAGCTTCAAGCAGGAGATGGTTGGTGTCCTGCAAACTGGCTACCAGTCCCTTATTCTCCAATGCCAGTCTTTGTTGCTTCAGGGCGTTAGCGATAGCGGTCTTCATCTCGTCGGGGTTGATGGGCTTAACAAAATAGGCATAAGCGCCATCATTTACCGCATTTATTGCCGTTTCCACACTGGCATAACCGGTCATCATTATTACAATCGCTTCAGGATTCATTTCTCTGGCCAGTTCCAGTATCTCCATTCCGCTGGCGTCGGGCAGCCTGATATCAGTAATAACGGCCTCAAAAGGACACCCACGAATCATCTCGAGGGCATCGGCGCCCCTCTCCAGCTCGATAACGCTGTAACCGGCATCCTCCAGTATGCCGCACAGGGTTATCCGGGTACCGATATCATCCTCGACCACCATCACGGTAGTGTCCGCGGGCATTACTCCTTCCTTCCCTTGATTGTATCCGTAATCAAGGCTATTACCTTTTCCATGTCAAAGGGCTTGTAGATACAGGTATAAACGCCCTCGTTTATCGCCTTCTTGACCAGGTCTTCTACCGAGTAGGCGGTCATCATAATCACCACCGCCCCGGGGTCAATCTTCTTAAC
Above is a window of Dehalococcoidales bacterium DNA encoding:
- a CDS encoding ATP-binding protein; translation: MPADTTVMVVEDDIGTRITLCGILEDAGYSVIELERGADALEMIRGCPFEAVITDIRLPDASGMEILELAREMNPEAIVIMMTGYASVETAINAVNDGAYAYFVKPINPDEMKTAIANALKQQRLALENKGLVASLQDTNHLLLEANEELKRATEAKSEFLAHMSHELRTPLNVIIGFSELMLDKVPGEINREQRQCLNDILQGGRQLLSLVNDILDLSRIESGKMELRLADFAIGNLVEPLKRVMVPRLAQKKQEFTIMIGDALPPVNADTDRVVQVLINLLSNASKFTPEGGKLKLEAGREDGCCYVSVVDNGIGIAREEQEKIFEPFYQADSAAVRKKNGTGLGLTIARQIVEMHGGRIWVESESGEGSRFTFTLPFTRSGEYA
- a CDS encoding response regulator produces the protein MGEKILVVEDNPQNMRLIEMTLGAEKYVLLKATSGEEALDMVKREQPDLIIMDIQLPGMSGLEVVKELREAPSFSRTPIIGLTAYAMKGDREKVLEAGCNMYLSKPISTRELPGIISGLLRQQSNGGGGACQEGAGN